From the Amycolatopsis thermoflava N1165 genome, one window contains:
- a CDS encoding protein kinase domain-containing protein: MDQRWRVPGYSEVEVLGAGGFGQVVLAKHEASGQLVAIKYLHSEFLSDPGILDGFRREAHLLHGVRSPHVARLHEFVERPEGAALVMEAVPGVSLRVLLAAEKTLAPESALAILKGSLLGLAAAHAAGVVHRDYKPGNVLVSQAGESKLVDFGLATLDGQAGLAAGSPAYMAPEQWAGLPGMPATDVYAATCVFFQCITGHRPFEADTTERLRALHQSAPVPLAAVPEPLRALIARGMAKDPGQRPVTAHAFVAELEAIARAAYGADWESRGWKRLAAPVAALTALTPLALLATAGTAAAPLAAAAPAGAGIAATSVGKVVIGVLVTAVLAVGGFLVYQQFDDPPPPVLSVAIETTAGTDTALPITYDLQYPRVTGHADPAVEERINAALRAPVDERLRSVREQLSDPDIAADVRGRGETVGVRTTAVIALRTDRLVSVRFDHALDSDFLSHASWRFPESVTVDLTTGRVLGPRDVFRDDVLTARGMATLTERLTAHSERGFCRRVGVSGAGAPASIDTADTPGGGDHVPAADVVFTNAGVDFLVLYYDLGCDTASGQETITIPYAEITDLLRPELPAMLGRGAGVPPSSAPSTPPADDGTYTNARFGFTALVPEGYQRQLYSPPGGDGMEFTDPALGATMTVWGANNPGGRSTADVLAETAGGIRAEGGQVTVQRVEGELYTISGYRGDGRIFYERGFVGPGSTATLRWVYPRGNKDALDGPVSRTVKTFRAGDLSRPH; the protein is encoded by the coding sequence ATGGACCAGCGGTGGCGGGTGCCCGGCTACAGCGAGGTGGAGGTGCTCGGCGCCGGCGGCTTCGGCCAGGTCGTTCTGGCCAAGCACGAGGCCTCCGGTCAGCTCGTCGCGATCAAGTACCTGCACTCCGAGTTCCTGAGCGACCCGGGGATCCTCGACGGGTTCCGCCGCGAGGCCCACCTGTTGCACGGCGTGCGCAGCCCGCACGTGGCGCGGCTGCACGAGTTCGTCGAACGTCCCGAGGGCGCCGCGCTGGTCATGGAGGCCGTCCCCGGGGTCTCGTTGCGCGTGCTGCTGGCCGCCGAGAAGACCCTGGCGCCCGAATCGGCCCTGGCCATCCTCAAGGGCTCGCTGCTGGGACTGGCGGCCGCGCACGCCGCAGGCGTCGTGCACCGCGACTACAAGCCGGGCAACGTCCTGGTGTCGCAGGCAGGGGAGTCCAAGCTCGTGGATTTCGGACTGGCCACACTGGACGGGCAGGCCGGGCTCGCCGCCGGGTCGCCCGCCTACATGGCGCCGGAACAGTGGGCGGGCCTGCCCGGGATGCCCGCCACCGACGTCTACGCCGCCACCTGCGTGTTCTTCCAGTGCATCACCGGTCACCGGCCGTTCGAGGCGGACACCACGGAGCGGTTGCGGGCCCTGCACCAGTCCGCGCCGGTGCCGCTCGCCGCCGTGCCCGAGCCGCTGCGGGCGCTGATCGCGCGTGGCATGGCCAAGGACCCCGGGCAGCGCCCGGTCACCGCGCACGCTTTCGTGGCCGAACTCGAAGCCATCGCGCGCGCCGCTTACGGGGCGGACTGGGAGAGCCGCGGCTGGAAGCGGCTCGCCGCGCCCGTCGCCGCCCTGACGGCCCTCACCCCGCTCGCGCTGCTCGCGACCGCCGGCACCGCGGCCGCCCCGCTCGCCGCCGCCGCACCGGCCGGCGCGGGGATCGCGGCCACCAGCGTCGGGAAGGTCGTGATCGGGGTCCTGGTGACGGCGGTGCTCGCCGTCGGCGGATTCCTGGTCTACCAGCAGTTCGACGACCCGCCGCCACCGGTGCTGAGCGTCGCCATCGAGACCACCGCCGGCACCGACACCGCGCTGCCGATCACCTACGACCTGCAGTACCCGCGAGTGACCGGGCACGCCGACCCCGCTGTCGAGGAGCGGATCAACGCCGCGCTGCGAGCGCCGGTCGACGAGCGCCTGCGGTCGGTGCGGGAACAGCTGTCCGATCCGGACATTGCCGCCGACGTCCGGGGCCGGGGCGAGACCGTGGGCGTGCGCACCACGGCGGTCATCGCCCTGCGCACCGACCGGCTGGTGTCCGTGCGCTTCGACCACGCGCTCGACTCGGACTTCCTGTCGCACGCCAGCTGGCGGTTCCCGGAGAGCGTCACCGTCGACCTCACCACCGGCCGGGTCCTCGGGCCGCGGGACGTCTTCCGCGACGACGTGCTGACCGCGCGGGGCATGGCCACCCTGACCGAACGGCTCACCGCGCACTCGGAGCGCGGGTTCTGCCGCCGGGTCGGCGTCAGCGGGGCCGGGGCGCCCGCGTCGATCGACACCGCGGACACGCCCGGCGGCGGCGACCACGTGCCCGCCGCCGACGTCGTGTTCACGAACGCCGGGGTGGACTTCCTGGTGCTGTACTACGACCTCGGCTGCGACACCGCCTCCGGGCAGGAGACGATCACGATCCCGTACGCGGAGATCACCGATCTGCTCCGGCCGGAGCTGCCGGCGATGCTCGGCCGGGGCGCCGGTGTCCCGCCGTCGTCCGCGCCGTCCACCCCGCCTGCCGACGACGGCACGTACACCAACGCGCGGTTCGGTTTCACGGCACTGGTGCCCGAGGGCTACCAGCGGCAGCTCTACAGCCCGCCGGGTGGCGACGGCATGGAGTTCACCGACCCGGCCCTCGGCGCGACGATGACGGTGTGGGGAGCCAACAACCCCGGCGGCCGCTCCACGGCGGACGTCCTGGCCGAAACTGCGGGCGGCATCCGCGCCGAGGGCGGGCAGGTGACGGTCCAGCGCGTCGAAGGCGAGCTGTACACGATCTCCGGCTACCGCGGCGACGGCCGCATCTTCTACGAGCGCGGTTTCGTCGGCCCCGGCTCGACGGCCACCCTGCGGTGGGTCTACCCGCGGGGGAACAAGGACGCGCTCGACGGGCCGGTGAGCCGCACGGTGAAGACCTTCCGGGCAGGCGACCTCAGCCGGCCGCACTGA
- a CDS encoding alpha/beta hydrolase family esterase, with protein sequence MFRRAVLLAIVLALMGFSPPAQAAGLQEVTGFGSNPGNLRMFRYAPDGLPAGRPVVVALHGCTQNATGYATGTGWMKLADQWRVAVVFPQQSSANNANSCFNWFEPADTRRGSGEALSVKQMVDRTKADLGSSSAYVTGLSAGGAMTAVMLAAYPDVFAGGGIVAGLPYGCATSTVTAFSCMNPGTDLTPAQWGDKVRAAADHSGTHPLVSIWHGTADTTVAPRNATELVEQWTDVAGTDQTPDVSDTVAGQRHRVYGGKVEYYEISGMGHGQPVDPGTGTTQCGTAGAYLLDVNICAAYYMGRFWGIADDSSGPGTPTYSDTAVGTATDHYVAGRVDVTEYNALGARYGYTAPITLYLCGANWTDKPDCAPI encoded by the coding sequence ATGTTCCGACGTGCCGTCCTGCTGGCGATCGTGCTGGCCCTGATGGGCTTCTCCCCACCGGCGCAGGCCGCCGGGCTGCAGGAGGTGACCGGTTTCGGCTCCAACCCGGGCAACCTGCGCATGTTCCGCTACGCCCCGGACGGCCTGCCCGCCGGGCGCCCGGTCGTGGTGGCGCTGCACGGCTGCACCCAGAACGCCACGGGCTACGCCACCGGCACCGGGTGGATGAAGCTGGCCGACCAGTGGCGCGTCGCGGTGGTGTTCCCGCAGCAGAGCTCCGCCAACAACGCCAACAGCTGCTTCAACTGGTTCGAACCCGCCGACACCCGCCGCGGCTCGGGCGAGGCGTTGTCGGTCAAGCAGATGGTCGACCGCACCAAAGCCGACCTGGGCTCGTCGTCGGCGTACGTCACCGGGTTGTCCGCCGGTGGTGCGATGACCGCGGTCATGCTCGCCGCCTACCCGGACGTGTTCGCGGGCGGCGGGATCGTCGCCGGGCTGCCGTACGGCTGCGCGACCTCCACCGTCACTGCCTTCAGCTGCATGAACCCGGGCACCGACCTGACCCCCGCCCAGTGGGGCGACAAGGTGCGCGCCGCCGCCGACCATTCGGGGACGCACCCGCTGGTGTCGATCTGGCACGGAACCGCGGACACCACCGTCGCCCCGCGCAACGCCACCGAACTGGTCGAGCAGTGGACCGACGTGGCGGGCACCGACCAGACCCCGGACGTGAGCGACACCGTCGCCGGGCAACGGCACCGGGTCTACGGCGGGAAGGTCGAGTACTACGAGATCAGCGGGATGGGGCACGGCCAGCCGGTCGACCCGGGCACCGGGACCACTCAGTGCGGCACGGCCGGCGCGTACCTGCTCGACGTGAACATCTGCGCGGCCTACTACATGGGCCGCTTCTGGGGCATCGCCGACGACAGCTCCGGCCCCGGCACGCCGACCTACAGCGACACCGCCGTCGGCACGGCCACCGACCACTACGTGGCCGGGCGGGTGGACGTCACCGAGTACAACGCGCTCGGCGCCCGCTACGGCTACACCGCGCCCATCACGCTGTACCTGTGCGGCGCGAACTGGACCGACAAGCCGGACTGCGCGCCGATCTGA
- a CDS encoding IclR family transcriptional regulator, with amino-acid sequence MSTADERRADGEGGQRPLLVLGKIVDILDAFTLHQPSLTLRELQHKTGLPQSTVQRLVTNLVAHGFLDRAGDGFRLGVRMAYWGAAAGKDLDVLSVVNPVLKDLRDATGETACFFRAEGRHRVCIAVAETRHALRREMSVGKIAPITVGSSGRVLLAWSPGLADEVLREDLPQLTESTVTDRDELRRLIKQTAADGYAITVGERVDGASGLAAPVFDSAADLVGALMVSGPTMRMPYEKCLEWVDVLVEHAERITRALGGRYPA; translated from the coding sequence ATGAGCACCGCGGACGAGCGCAGGGCGGACGGTGAGGGCGGTCAGCGTCCGCTGCTCGTGCTGGGCAAGATCGTCGACATCCTGGACGCGTTCACGCTGCACCAGCCGTCGCTGACGCTGCGGGAGCTGCAGCACAAGACGGGGCTGCCGCAGTCGACGGTCCAGCGGCTGGTGACGAACCTGGTGGCGCACGGTTTCCTCGACCGCGCCGGGGACGGGTTCCGGCTCGGGGTGCGGATGGCGTACTGGGGCGCGGCGGCGGGCAAGGACCTCGACGTGCTGTCGGTGGTGAACCCGGTGCTGAAGGACCTGCGGGACGCCACCGGCGAGACGGCGTGCTTCTTCCGCGCCGAGGGGCGTCACCGGGTGTGCATCGCGGTCGCGGAGACGCGGCACGCGCTGCGGCGGGAGATGTCGGTCGGCAAGATCGCGCCGATCACGGTCGGCTCGTCCGGGCGCGTGCTGCTCGCCTGGTCGCCCGGCCTGGCCGACGAGGTGCTGCGGGAGGACCTGCCGCAGCTGACCGAGAGCACGGTGACCGACCGGGACGAGCTGCGGCGCCTGATCAAGCAGACCGCGGCCGACGGGTACGCGATCACGGTCGGCGAGCGCGTCGACGGCGCCTCGGGCCTGGCGGCGCCGGTGTTCGACTCGGCGGCGGACCTGGTGGGCGCGCTGATGGTGAGCGGCCCGACGATGCGCATGCCGTACGAGAAGTGCCTCGAGTGGGTCGACGTGCTGGTCGAGCACGCCGAACGGATCACGCGCGCACTGGGCGGCCGCTACCCGGCCTGA
- a CDS encoding 2-hydroxyacid dehydrogenase, protein MRFFVTTPLPEPGMTLLREAGTVVVPERSPDLAAVCASGEYDVVVAQLTDVFDAAVLAGARLRGISNYAVGYDNIDVAAATRRGIRVCNTPSVLTDATADVAMLLILATARRCVEADAFVRAGRFTGWEPSLLLGGDVSGAALGLAGFGRIARAVARRALAFGMTVRCTRRRPVDEPGVERVDWDELVARSDFLSLHVPLTAETRHLVDASVLRRMKRSAILINTARGPIVDERALVEALRSGEIAGAGLDVYEDEPRPAPGLADLPNTTLLPHVGSATRSVRAKMAESCARNAIALAAGEAVRVVNPEAAA, encoded by the coding sequence GTGAGGTTCTTCGTCACCACGCCGCTGCCGGAACCGGGGATGACGCTGCTGCGCGAGGCCGGCACGGTGGTGGTGCCGGAGCGCTCGCCGGATCTGGCCGCGGTGTGCGCGTCGGGGGAGTACGACGTGGTCGTGGCGCAGCTGACTGACGTGTTCGACGCGGCCGTGCTGGCGGGGGCGCGGCTGCGCGGCATCTCCAACTACGCGGTCGGCTACGACAACATCGACGTGGCCGCCGCGACCCGGCGCGGGATCCGGGTGTGCAACACGCCGAGCGTGCTCACCGACGCGACCGCCGACGTGGCGATGCTGCTGATCCTGGCGACCGCGCGGCGGTGTGTGGAGGCCGACGCGTTCGTGCGCGCCGGGCGGTTCACCGGGTGGGAGCCGTCGCTGCTGCTGGGCGGCGACGTCAGCGGCGCGGCGCTGGGGCTGGCCGGGTTCGGCCGCATCGCGCGGGCGGTGGCGCGGCGGGCGCTCGCGTTCGGGATGACGGTGCGGTGCACCAGGCGTCGGCCGGTCGACGAGCCGGGTGTCGAGCGGGTGGACTGGGACGAACTGGTGGCGCGGTCGGATTTCCTGTCGCTGCACGTGCCGCTGACCGCGGAGACCCGGCACCTGGTCGACGCTTCCGTGCTGCGGCGGATGAAGCGCTCGGCGATCCTGATCAACACCGCGCGCGGCCCGATCGTGGACGAGCGTGCCCTGGTGGAGGCGTTGCGGAGCGGGGAGATCGCGGGCGCCGGGCTGGACGTCTACGAGGACGAGCCCCGGCCGGCTCCCGGCCTGGCGGACCTGCCGAACACGACGTTGCTGCCGCACGTGGGCAGCGCGACGCGGTCGGTGCGGGCGAAGATGGCGGAGTCGTGCGCACGCAACGCGATCGCGCTCGCCGCGGGTGAGGCGGTGCGGGTGGTGAACCCGGAGGCCGCCGCGTGA
- a CDS encoding hydroxymethylglutaryl-CoA lyase, with protein sequence MTDLRDVTLRDGLQLTGKPLPTARKVAVVRELLAAGVPSVEIGSMARPDLVPPLADTLDVIRALDPDELARCWVWVATPRHVERAAEAGAVNFQYCLSASDAHNKANIGRSTEDSLAAMPRAVAAASAAGGRIQLCIATSFTCPFEGAVPEERVLAIARDPRAEGAGDIVLCDTLGQAVPAQVTILVARVAAETPPRRIVYHGHDTWGLGVANTLAAIAAGASEVDGALGGLGGCPFAPGASGNASTEDLLFALRPSWLTPSSFARIVRLSGALLDELGEPNRSRAAQGARTSATAFPWALGEEVSCR encoded by the coding sequence ATGACTGACCTGCGGGACGTGACGTTGCGGGACGGCCTGCAGCTCACCGGGAAACCGCTGCCGACCGCGCGCAAGGTCGCGGTCGTCCGGGAACTCCTGGCCGCCGGGGTGCCGAGCGTCGAGATCGGCTCGATGGCGCGGCCGGACCTGGTGCCGCCGCTGGCCGACACGCTCGACGTGATCCGCGCGCTGGACCCGGACGAGCTGGCGCGCTGCTGGGTCTGGGTGGCCACGCCCCGGCACGTCGAGCGCGCGGCGGAGGCCGGGGCGGTCAACTTCCAGTACTGCCTGTCCGCCTCGGATGCGCACAACAAGGCCAACATCGGCCGCTCCACAGAGGACAGCCTGGCGGCGATGCCCCGGGCGGTGGCGGCCGCTTCGGCTGCGGGTGGCCGGATCCAGCTGTGCATCGCGACGTCGTTCACCTGCCCGTTCGAGGGGGCGGTGCCCGAGGAGCGGGTGCTGGCGATTGCGCGGGACCCGCGCGCCGAGGGTGCCGGGGACATCGTGCTGTGCGACACGCTCGGGCAGGCCGTGCCCGCGCAGGTGACCATCCTGGTCGCCCGGGTGGCCGCCGAGACGCCGCCCCGCCGCATCGTCTACCACGGACACGACACGTGGGGCCTGGGGGTGGCGAACACCCTCGCCGCCATCGCCGCCGGAGCGTCCGAAGTGGATGGTGCGCTCGGGGGGCTCGGCGGGTGCCCGTTCGCCCCCGGCGCCAGCGGCAACGCGTCCACCGAGGACCTGTTGTTCGCGCTGCGGCCGTCGTGGCTCACGCCGTCGTCGTTCGCGCGGATCGTGCGGTTGTCCGGTGCGCTGCTGGACGAGCTGGGCGAACCGAACCGTTCGCGGGCGGCGCAGGGGGCGCGCACCAGCGCGACGGCTTTCCCATGGGCGCTCGGCGAAGAGGTGAGCTGCCGGTGA
- a CDS encoding CaiB/BaiF CoA transferase family protein, which yields MDTEHAHLPLRGVRVLELGNYIAGPTAARLLADLGAEVIKVERPGRGDELRNWRLYAGTVSMLFHTVNRNKKSIAVDLRTGEGRDIVLDLVRRCDVVIENFRPGTLEKWGLGPAELERANPDVVLARISAFGQTGPLADRPGFAAVAEAMGGMRNLVGEADRPPSRVGVSIGDSIAGLYAAFGVMVELYERAVVPSGRPLRERVVDVALHEAVFSMMESLVPDHLAYGVERRRVGGRMEGIAPSNAYECGDGASVVIAGNGDSIFRRYMLAIGRPDLADDPGLADNAGRWARRDELDEAIGEWTRGLDRDEVLKILDEAGVPAGPIYTAADICADEQYRARAMIQPLPVDPGTGEEVPIGFPGVVPVIGTESLPLRTPAPKLGEHTDEILHLLGRKDTGND from the coding sequence ATGGACACCGAACACGCACACCTGCCGCTGCGCGGCGTCCGCGTGCTGGAACTCGGCAACTACATCGCCGGGCCCACCGCCGCGCGGCTGCTCGCCGACCTGGGCGCCGAGGTGATCAAGGTCGAGCGCCCCGGCCGCGGGGACGAGCTGCGCAACTGGCGGCTCTACGCGGGCACGGTGTCCATGCTGTTCCACACCGTCAACCGCAACAAGAAGTCCATCGCGGTCGACCTGCGCACCGGCGAGGGGCGGGACATCGTGCTCGATCTGGTCCGGCGCTGCGACGTGGTGATCGAGAACTTCCGGCCCGGCACGCTGGAGAAGTGGGGCCTGGGACCGGCGGAGCTGGAACGGGCCAACCCGGACGTGGTGCTCGCGCGGATCTCGGCGTTCGGGCAGACCGGGCCGCTGGCCGACCGGCCCGGGTTCGCCGCCGTGGCCGAGGCGATGGGCGGTATGCGCAACCTGGTGGGCGAGGCCGACCGGCCGCCGTCCCGGGTCGGGGTGTCCATCGGCGACTCGATCGCCGGGCTGTACGCCGCGTTCGGCGTGATGGTCGAGCTGTACGAGCGGGCCGTGGTGCCCAGCGGGCGGCCGCTGCGGGAACGGGTGGTCGACGTCGCGCTGCACGAGGCCGTGTTCTCCATGATGGAGTCGCTGGTGCCGGACCACCTCGCCTACGGCGTCGAGCGGCGGCGCGTCGGCGGGCGGATGGAGGGCATCGCGCCCAGCAACGCCTACGAGTGCGGCGACGGCGCGAGCGTGGTGATCGCGGGCAACGGCGACTCGATCTTCCGCCGGTACATGCTCGCGATCGGCCGCCCCGACCTGGCCGACGACCCCGGGCTGGCGGACAACGCGGGCCGCTGGGCGCGACGTGACGAACTGGACGAGGCGATCGGGGAGTGGACGCGTGGCCTGGACCGCGACGAGGTGTTGAAGATTCTCGACGAGGCCGGGGTGCCTGCCGGCCCGATCTACACGGCGGCCGACATCTGCGCCGACGAGCAGTACCGGGCGCGGGCGATGATCCAGCCGCTGCCGGTCGACCCGGGCACCGGCGAGGAGGTGCCGATCGGGTTCCCCGGGGTGGTGCCGGTGATCGGCACCGAGTCGCTGCCGCTGCGGACGCCCGCGCCGAAGCTCGGCGAGCACACCGACGAGATCCTGCACCTGCTCGGCCGGAAGGACACCGGAAATGACTGA
- a CDS encoding GntP family permease, with translation MSDTAILINTGVTVAAIVVLIVRFRLNPVIALVLGSCYLGLSTGLGVSKTVEEITAGFGDVMAEIGLLIAFGVLIGAILRDLRAIERLVDKLLKVFGERRIPYAMALTIATVLQSIFLDVLLVISGPLARGIGKRLGPRGVARMATALAIALECGIVFTVPGVGALALAGLLHVPLGKYLLFGLVVVIPTVTVAIAIMSVLFARGWWNPAKDEMADEIVAPEARPQGGPGTVAAVDLRKPPALPVVFSPLLGALVLIATGAVAEMLEWSNPVVAFLSSPVVALLLGLVGTCLIGRRYMGQPAVESALGSGLRDSGQILLLNGVGGCLAAVLAAAGLGDILGKYFSANTWAPLLLVWLMAAVLHIAVGSVTISAITSAGLLAPIAPSLGLDPVLIALSAGAGSLFMVHLTSNTFWLLQSLLGQTTRGALKTVSVGVSVASVVALGPILALNLVL, from the coding sequence ATGTCAGACACCGCAATACTGATCAACACCGGGGTCACGGTCGCGGCCATCGTGGTGTTGATCGTCCGCTTCCGGCTCAACCCGGTGATCGCACTGGTGCTCGGCTCCTGCTACTTGGGGCTGTCCACCGGGCTCGGCGTGAGCAAGACGGTGGAGGAGATCACCGCAGGCTTCGGCGACGTGATGGCCGAGATCGGCCTGCTCATCGCGTTCGGCGTGCTCATCGGCGCGATCCTGCGTGATCTGCGCGCCATCGAACGCCTGGTGGACAAGCTGCTCAAGGTGTTCGGCGAACGCCGGATCCCCTACGCGATGGCGCTCACCATCGCCACCGTGCTGCAGTCGATCTTCCTCGACGTGCTGCTGGTGATCTCCGGGCCGCTGGCCAGGGGAATCGGCAAACGGCTCGGGCCACGCGGCGTCGCGCGCATGGCGACGGCGCTGGCGATCGCGCTGGAGTGCGGCATCGTGTTCACCGTGCCGGGCGTCGGCGCGCTGGCACTGGCCGGGCTGCTGCACGTGCCGCTGGGCAAGTACCTGCTGTTCGGGCTCGTCGTGGTCATCCCGACGGTGACCGTCGCGATCGCGATCATGTCGGTGCTCTTCGCCCGCGGCTGGTGGAACCCGGCCAAGGACGAGATGGCCGACGAGATCGTCGCCCCGGAAGCGCGGCCGCAGGGCGGACCGGGCACCGTGGCCGCGGTCGACCTGCGCAAGCCACCCGCCCTGCCGGTGGTGTTCAGCCCACTGCTGGGCGCGCTGGTGCTGATCGCGACGGGTGCGGTGGCCGAGATGCTGGAGTGGTCCAACCCGGTGGTGGCGTTCCTGTCCAGCCCGGTGGTCGCGCTGCTGCTCGGCCTGGTCGGCACCTGTCTGATCGGACGGCGGTACATGGGGCAGCCCGCGGTCGAGTCGGCGCTCGGCTCGGGCCTGCGGGACAGCGGGCAGATTCTGCTGCTCAACGGCGTCGGCGGCTGTCTCGCCGCGGTGCTGGCCGCGGCCGGGCTCGGCGACATCCTCGGCAAGTACTTCTCCGCCAACACCTGGGCGCCGCTGCTGCTGGTGTGGCTGATGGCCGCGGTGCTGCACATCGCGGTCGGGTCGGTGACGATCTCCGCGATCACCTCGGCGGGCCTGCTCGCCCCGATCGCGCCGTCGCTGGGCCTGGACCCGGTGCTGATCGCGCTGTCCGCGGGCGCCGGATCGCTGTTCATGGTCCACCTGACCAGCAACACCTTCTGGCTGCTGCAGTCGCTGCTCGGCCAGACCACGCGTGGCGCGCTGAAGACCGTCTCGGTCGGCGTCTCGGTCGCCTCCGTGGTGGCGCTCGGCCCGATCCTCGCGCTCAACCTCGTCCTCTGA
- a CDS encoding DUF2975 domain-containing protein: MLAVRWVVPLLRIFLVALFGILVLFQVMSLPGQFAHMAREDPEMAYLRWPATAVTVFWVLCVQVVIVAMWRLLTMVRKDRIFSEASMRWVNVIVGAIAAGWAVLVAVFLYVGVNADDPGLPLVLFLLVVGVAVVGLLMVVMRALLRQATTLRTDMEAVI; encoded by the coding sequence ATGCTCGCCGTACGCTGGGTCGTCCCCCTCCTCCGGATCTTCCTCGTCGCGTTGTTCGGGATCCTGGTGCTGTTCCAGGTGATGTCCCTGCCGGGGCAGTTCGCCCACATGGCACGGGAGGACCCCGAGATGGCCTACCTCCGGTGGCCGGCCACCGCCGTCACCGTGTTCTGGGTGCTGTGCGTCCAGGTGGTGATCGTCGCGATGTGGCGGCTGCTCACCATGGTGCGCAAGGACCGCATCTTCAGCGAAGCCTCGATGCGCTGGGTGAACGTGATCGTCGGCGCGATCGCCGCCGGATGGGCCGTGCTCGTCGCGGTCTTCCTCTACGTCGGCGTCAACGCCGACGACCCCGGCCTCCCGCTGGTGCTGTTCCTGCTGGTGGTCGGGGTCGCCGTGGTCGGCCTGCTGATGGTCGTGATGCGCGCGCTGCTGCGGCAGGCCACCACGCTGCGCACCGACATGGAAGCGGTGATCTGA
- a CDS encoding helix-turn-helix domain-containing protein encodes MPIVVRIDVQLAKRKMSVGEFAERVGITPANVAVLKNGRAKAVRFSTLEAMCRVLDCQPGDLLEWVPDESEVEDQAGTLRP; translated from the coding sequence GTGCCGATCGTCGTGCGCATCGACGTCCAGCTCGCCAAGCGCAAGATGAGCGTCGGCGAGTTCGCCGAGCGCGTCGGGATCACCCCGGCCAATGTGGCGGTGCTGAAGAACGGCCGCGCGAAGGCGGTGCGCTTCTCCACTCTGGAGGCGATGTGCCGGGTGCTGGACTGCCAGCCCGGCGACCTGCTGGAGTGGGTGCCCGACGAGTCAGAGGTCGAGGACCAGGCGGGCACCCTTCGCCCGTGA
- a CDS encoding PDR/VanB family oxidoreductase has protein sequence MPEPVFEADVAVVARRVESDGVVSLELGGADLPAWDPGAHIDVVLPGGLVRQYSLCGEDGRWRIAVLREPDSRGGSAWIHDHAHPGTTLRIRGPRNNFPLLPAPRYLFVAGGVGITPILPMVAAAEAAGADWTLHYGGRSRTSMAFVKDLESYGERVAVTPEDEAGMLDLDVILAPPRESTVVYCCGPAGLIDAVETRCQAWPPGSLHVERFTAAEHGGEAHEFEVELRASGMTVAVPAELSILEAVENAGVRVISSCTEGICGSCETTVLDGEIDHRDSVLDDDERDAGDVMMICVSRAKGARLVLDL, from the coding sequence ATGCCTGAGCCGGTGTTCGAGGCGGACGTGGCGGTCGTGGCTCGCCGGGTGGAGTCCGACGGGGTGGTGTCGCTGGAGCTGGGCGGCGCGGACCTGCCCGCGTGGGATCCGGGCGCGCACATCGACGTCGTGCTGCCCGGTGGCCTGGTGCGGCAGTACTCGCTGTGCGGTGAGGACGGCCGCTGGCGCATCGCGGTGCTGCGCGAACCGGACAGCCGCGGCGGGTCGGCGTGGATCCACGACCACGCGCACCCGGGCACGACCCTGCGGATCCGGGGGCCGCGCAACAACTTCCCGCTGCTGCCCGCGCCCCGGTACCTGTTCGTCGCGGGCGGGGTCGGCATCACGCCGATCCTGCCGATGGTGGCCGCGGCGGAGGCCGCCGGGGCGGACTGGACCCTGCACTACGGGGGCCGCAGCCGGACCTCGATGGCGTTCGTCAAGGACCTGGAGTCCTACGGCGAGCGGGTCGCGGTGACACCCGAGGACGAGGCGGGGATGCTCGACCTGGACGTGATCCTCGCCCCGCCGCGGGAGTCCACAGTGGTCTATTGCTGCGGCCCGGCCGGGCTGATCGACGCGGTCGAGACCCGCTGCCAGGCCTGGCCGCCCGGCTCGCTGCACGTCGAACGGTTCACCGCGGCCGAGCACGGCGGTGAGGCGCACGAGTTCGAGGTCGAACTGCGGGCCAGCGGGATGACGGTCGCCGTGCCCGCGGAGCTGTCGATCCTGGAAGCGGTGGAGAACGCCGGGGTGCGGGTGATCTCCTCGTGCACCGAGGGGATCTGCGGGTCGTGCGAGACGACCGTGCTGGACGGCGAGATCGACCACCGCGACTCGGTCCTCGACGACGACGAGCGCGACGCCGGTGACGTGATGATGATCTGCGTGTCACGGGCGAAGGGTGCCCGCCTGGTCCTCGACCTCTGA